The Hypanus sabinus isolate sHypSab1 unplaced genomic scaffold, sHypSab1.hap1 scaffold_654, whole genome shotgun sequence genome includes the window gccttctgcctatttCCCCAAACTCACAATTCAGGACCTTATCCCACTTCCCTATGGTGAGCTGTTTTTAATAGGTGTTACCGTAAGGGGGGGTGTTGGTTTCACTGTTGTGTTTTAGAATAACAATTCACTCCACTCTCTTTATTTATGGTCGTACTCCACTCGGAGCCCGTTCCACTCACCATGAATCGAGAGACCCACCACTACCACCATGAGGGCGGACGTAATTAGGCAGAGTAGGCAGGTCAGACGGTACCGTCTATTTCGGATCTTCACTTTCGACTCCTGTTCTTGCGCCGCTGCGGAGAGACCATACAACCGTTAGACCATAATATATATTTTGTAAATCCACAGGGGCTACATAATGAATTCTTCACTTCAGTAACTTAGTGACTGTAGTGATACTTGCTGCAGACTGAAAAGCATGACGATGTGGTTATTCAGAAtgtgaatgtgctggagcttatgGAGAACTTCACGTTAGATAAGTCGCTTGGAACGGACGAAATGTAAACGAGgcgaggaggagattgctgagcctctggcgattatcTCTACATCATtaatagggacgggagaggttccggatgaTTTGAGGGTTGCGAATGTTTTTCCATTATTACACAAAGTGAGCAGAGATAGCGCAGGAaataatagaccagtgagtcttacctcagtggttggtaagttgatggaaaagatcttgagagtCAAGACTTATAAAcgtttggagaggcataaaatATTTAGGAGTAGattgcatggctttgtcaaggggagGTCGGGCCATACGTTCCTGATTAAATTTCTGTGAGGATGTGGCCAAACACTTtggtgaaggaagaacagtagctgtagtgtatttggatttcagcaaggcttttgataaggcaccccatgcaaggctaataatgatgcatgggatccaatgggatATTGCCTAGTGGATCCAGAACTCGCTTGCAtacaaaaagtggttgtagacggatcatagTACATGGAGGTCCTCAGTGGAAtaactcagggatctgttctgtgacccttattcttcgtgatttttataaatgacctgaatgaggaagtggagggatgggttagtatgtttgcggatgtttcctggattggagagaatgccttctgagaataggctgagtgaactcggccttttctccttggaacaacggatgatgagaggtgacctgatagaggtgtacaagatgatgaggggcattgatcgtgtggataatcagaggcttttggcccagggctgaaatggttgccacaagagcacACAGGTTTCagatgctggggagtaagtacagacGAGATGTTAcgggtatgttttttactcagagagtggtcagtgcgtGGAATTGGCGGCCGGCAAATGTGATGAAGCCGGATAATACAAGGTATTTTAAGAGGCTTGCATTGCGCAGTAGGTTCTCTTTGTTTCATAAGATATAGTAGCCGAAGTAGCGCGAACGGGCCATCGACACcgctccgctattcaatcatgggctgatctaattcatTATGTCATCCCCACTCCATTGCCTTTTGCCCAGACCCTCTGAAacgctggctaatcaagaacctatctttctctgccttaaatggacTCGATGACTTTGGTTCCACAGCttctcgtggcaacaaattccacaaatgtaCCTCCCTCTGACTGATGTAATTTGTCCGCacttcagttctaaaaggacgtccttcaatcctgaagatttgacctcttgtcctagaattcctTACAAACGGAAGGAAAGTTTCCATATCTAGTCTGTTCAAGACTTACAGTATTCGTAATTTTCAGTGAGGACTTTGCTTGTTCTAATGAACCTCAGGGAATACAGACCAAGAGCTGCCGGATGTTCCTCATATAGCaaacctctcattcctggaatcattctcatgaatcttctctgaaccatctCTGATGTCAGAATATATAAGAagcccagaactgaacacaatactctaagtgtgttcTCACGAGTGCCTTTTGTTTCCTCAACAAATTTCAACTTCCTTGACTTGGCAAAGGCTGACAGGTGTCTGACGGATTCCAGAGATCAGTCAGATCTCCCCTGAGCCTCCTCCGCTCCAGAGGAAGCGACCCAGGTGTCCGACCTCTCGTTGTAACACATGTCATCGAATCCCGGCAGAGTCCTGTTAAAACTCTCCGAGGCTACCCAACGCAGTGACATGATTTCGATAAtaaggtgaccggaactgtatcCAATACGGCTGATTCATCCTAGATGGTGATTTTTCTAAAGTTGCAACGTCACTCCCTGACATTTGTACTCAATGTCCCGAATAATAAAGGCAAGAATGCCATCGGGCTTCTTAGCCATCCCATCAAACTTTGTAGCCGCGTTCAGAGAGCTATGAACATGGACCCGAAGATCCTCTGCCCATCTAAAGTAAGGACACATTCGACACAGCATTGTGCTCCGAACGGccggttctctatgtttctatgttgcagCACTGTTTAGGGTCTTGACTTTGATAGTGTGTCATTTCTTTCATTAGAGTTAGCAAGGTGCAACATTTTAGGCTTGTCCCTGTTAAACTCCATCCATCTCCCGGTCTCCAAACCATATCTGTAACTGCTCTGCGTCACACTTAATACTTCGCCGGCCTTCTCCGATCTCCACAGCGCCACCTCTGGCCGTACCATCAGCAAACcgactaacccacccatctgcaATTTCATGCAGAGTATTTATATACATTTAAGAGTCGAGTGGTAATTTTGTAGTTCTATACAATCCTGTCCataccctacttggagtactattCTCAGTTCTGCTCGCCTTGGAAAAACgtcgaaaccatagaaagggttcagaggacatTTAGAAGAATGTTTCCTGGACTGGACAGaatgcctgatgagaataggttgagtgaataaaaacacaaaatgctggcagaactcagcaagacagacagcatctatgggaggagatagtgacgacgtttcgggacgAAACCGTTGATCAAgagggttgagtgaactcggtctttactctttggagcgacggaggatgagaggtgacctgataaaggtgcataatgttatgagaggcattgattatgtggatcgtcagaggcttttccccagggctgaaatggcgagcaagagggggcatggttttaaggtgcttggaagtaaatacagaggagatgtcaggggtaggtttttttacgcagcgagtggtgagtgcgtggaatgggctgccggaggcggtggtggaagcggaaacGAGAGGGTCTATTAAGAGGCTTtctaatagagggctatgggtaaagcctaggttgttctaaggtagggaaatgAGCGGTCagtttttgggccgaagggcctgcattgtgatgcatgtgttctatgtttctatgtttccaacaCACCCATCTACAATTTCATCCAGATTATTTATATACCTCACAGACAGGGATTAATTGGGGTGCCGAGTGACAATGTTTTATTAACCAGATGGTGCTCAGTCTATGGGAgacagaggaagtggtcgaggcagatgcattagaacCGTGGACAATTGCGAGTATCACACGTGATTCCTCCAGGCTGACGAcatcactgacctgtttgtgTAGTGGTTGACAACCCGCCGGGTCCCGAGGCAATGGGAGGATATTCATGCTGATCGATGCGGGGTTCCTCATTCCGAAATTTCAGATCTGAGTAGGTGAAGTTCGGATCCTCtgggagacagaaagagagagcagATAAGCAAGAGAGTGACAGCGGTAGAGAATGGGGGAGGGTGTCaggaagagagaggagaggactgAGAAAAGAGTGAGAGGcaaatgagggagagagaatgggtgaGAATTCGAGACAGAGCGTCAGGGAGAGTGGTAGAGAGTCGAGAGGCTCACGGGAGCAGCAGAGGAGAGCGATGGACAGAGAGGGGGTTGTAGCGACAGGGATGCTGCGTGGGAAGATGTAAGAGaaaggatggggagggagaacgGTGTGAGACAGGCGGAAACTGAGTGGGAGGGGCAGGGGAGAGACTCGGGACCAGTGAGAGGGCTGGGAGAGGTGTGCGACAGGGTGAAAGACAGGGGGATTGAGAAGAGATGGATTGAAATTGGAAACTttagagaagctgcagaggagacttaacaggatgctgccaggattagagagcatgtcttatataTTGAGTGAGCGaaagcttttctttttggagcgaaagaggatgagaagtgacttgataaagTTCTACCACATAAGAGGTATAGGTAGAGTTGACAGCCAGATCATttttccagggtagaaatggctaatatgagtgcattttaaggtgattgcagggaagtttcggggggggggggatgggtggatgtcaaaggtaggttcttttttacacacagagagatATATTTGTGGAACACACTACCAGGGTGGTGTTAGAGAAAGATACATCTAGATCAATAATCAGCTGGAGGAGCTAAGCGTGTCACACTGAACATGGTGGGCGTGCTATATTAGTTCTGGAATGTGTGGTGTGAGGGGAGAAGAAAAGtgggagagggatagagaagCGAGAAGAAGAAAACTTGAGAGAGCGAAGAGCGAGGGGAGGCAgcgtaggagaaagggaatgaccCGTGGATAGTCAGGAGGAGAGGGCGTCAGAGGAGTTCATGGGCAAATTTAGGGACAAAGCCAGGTCGGAAGACCGGAGGGGCGGACGGGGAAGGATGAGAGGGAGCAGGGAGAGATGTAAAGGACGCGAGGGGGATCGAGAGTGGTGGAGACGGTGACTGTGATAGAGGAGGGACGGGAGGGAGGGGACAATGACAGAGGGCGaagagaaggggacagtggaAGAGAGTAGGGAAaacggggagagaggaggggagaaacGGAGCGCGAAGAGGGTGTGAGGAGGTGAGGGAGcggagaggaggggaaagagagtGGGGGTAAGAAAAGTGAGAGAGCAGTTATGGATTTATACCGCTCCTCCTCTTCAGCGTTTCTCCCACTGCGTACGTCCTCGGACTCGGCGCTCGCTCATCTCCGCACACCCTTCCCTCAGCACTCGCTCCTCACCGCCCCTTCCTCCACTCGGTACATCCCATGCTAGCTCCCCTCACAGATCCACAGCACACCCTCCTCAAACCATCCTACGGCGCTCCATCTATACAGCCCCTCCCGTGGCGCTGACACCTCACGgcaccctccccaccgtccctccCACAAGGTCCACCCACCCATCGTTTTTCCCACGCGTTATCTCCGTCTTATGCTCAAACAAGGTATTCTTAGGGTGACTGTATGTTTCCCCTGAGATCTCTCGACAGCATTGGAACTGACCTCTATCTATCCGGAATCGGGGCGCAGAGCGGGACTTGAAATTCTGTTCAGCGTACGAtacatcaggttcagctggggacagaacaGGGAGGGTCAAAGACAGACTGAAGaaccctccacacagtccaatcacacacttccagggtcagacacagagtgaatctccttccacaccgtccaatcacacactcccggggtcagacacagagagattctccctgcaaaccgtcccatcacacactcccggggtcagacagagtgaatctccctccacaccgtcccgtcacacactcccggggtcagacacgaagTGACACTCCCGCCAccctgtcacatcacacactcctacagtcagacacagagtgaagtgccctccacactcactcatcacacactccaggacaGACATAATGTGAAACACCCTCCATCCGTCCGATCAGACTTATCGGGGATAAGCTGCAGAATAGAGCTGTCacctgtctctctgtcacacacacctcggGAAGGAGACCGTGAGTCCGTTTTTCCCAACTTGACTTTCATGTGACTCTCGCTCCGGTCCATCCTGCCGAGgattctctgcgtctctgagctcagatcGGGGAAGCATccgttgtcagaggaagcctGTGTTAACAAGTGGGTTAGACCGGTACCAACCAACGCCGGATGAAGAGCTGACGAACAGAGGAACCGAGAGCAGGGGGAGGAAGTGCGGGGCGCAGAGAGATTGAGGGTGTTGCAGAAGGTAGTCTTGAGAAATGAGAGTGGTTGAGGGAAGAGTAATGAGAGTGGGGAGAAAGAGGGGAGCATTCCTGGCCGGGTAGAGATAGAGAGATGGGTGACAATGGACAGATTTGGAAGAAGGGAGCGAGAGAATGTGCATGTGGAGAGAACAGGGAGGAAGGAGTAAAGGATATGGGGGAAAATGAGCAGAGAGAGTGAAACTTGAAGAAATGAAGGCCGGAGAGTTGGAGAGTGATTGGAGAGAGAGGTTCAGTGAACGGAGGTAAGATtgtgagatcaggattgaacaagacagtggtgaggaggagaggaagaatgGAGATCGCAATGGAGATGGAGGAGGAATTCCGGGAGGACTGAGGAAATGTGGAAACGAAGAAGGGACAGAGAAAGAATAGGATTTGGATGAGGTGATTTGAGACAGAGTGCAGGAATGTGGAAGGAGGGAACGACCGAGGAATTTTGTCACTCATACAGAGCCATTGCTCCCTGGCCTCTAtttagaatatgacccgtctacaaccactcttcccCTTATGTAGGCAAGCCAGTACTGGATACACTATTCAATCTCCCCTTGGGTCCATTTCTCCTTACATGGGATACATTATCAAATAGTCGGtgaaatcaatatacactacTTCTTCTTCGTTACCTTCATCAATTAAACgcgtttctaacttgtctgttcctatctctctccaatggtattgcaaaggagatagaattatgttcgctatctccaaaacgctctcccactgagagatctgaaacctgaccaggttcacttcaaaatgccaaatgaagtgcagcctctcctcttgcaggcttatctacatattgtgtcatgaAACCATCCTGAACACGCCGAGCAAATTCCACCACATTTAAACCCCTTGCGCTTGGGAGATGcgaatcgatatttgggaaagaaACGTGCAAAATGGcgaatgttcagggaatatttgcttgCAGTTCTGCATAATACTTTCCCATGAGAAAGGGCAAGgattgtagggtacaggaactgtggtctaCAAAGGCCTTACGAAATGTTTAAAAGACTAGTTGATGAccgagatctagaagattataaaactAGCAGGAGGGATCTTAAGAACGAAATTGGGAGAGCCAGCATTGGACATAAGAATGCCTTGCAGGACAGGGTTATGGTAAACCGCAGAGCCTTCTATAAGTAAGTGAAGAACAAGTTTATAAGGCGTGAGGAAATatgaccaatcaaatgtaacagTGGAAATGTGTTCATGGGTCCGGAGGAGAGCAGATACACATAATGAATAcactgcttcagtattcaccaggaaaAATGATTCTGGTGACGTAGAACGCAGTGAAAACCATGAGCATGTACAAATTAATAAAGTCGACATGTTGGAATTTTTGGAAATCATCAATTTGCATAGGTCAGCGGGAAAGGACGACTAGGCTACTGTGCGATCCGAgcgtggagattgctgagcctatgGCGATGACATTTGTACCATCAATGGGGCCAGGAGAcgttccggaagattggagggttgcggatgttgctcctttattcaagaaaggcagtCGAGatcgcccaggaaattatagacaaatgagtctttcttcagtggttggtgagttgatggaaaagatcccgaGATCGAGGATAAATGAACATTTGCAGAGGCAGAATATAATTAGtagcagtcagcatggatttgtcaaaggcaggtctaaTGAGcatgatggattttttttttttttgtggatgtgactgaacaaattgatgaaggtaacgAAGAAGATGCAGAGTATATTGATTTCTCCGCGCATTTGATAATGTATCCCATGTAAGGAGACATGGACCCAAGGGGAGACTGAATTgtgtatccagaactggcttgcctacataAGGGAAAGACTGGTTGTAGACCGGTCGTGTTCTAAATagaggccagggagcagtggcgTTTCtcaaagatctgttctgggacccctactcttctaaatgacctggatgaggttgTTGAGGTGGGGGTTCGTAAATCTGAGGACGATACAAAGATTGGGGTGCATGAGGTCTGTCACAGCTGGTGTACATTCATAGGAtgcgaaactgggctgagaagtgaaagATTGAGTAAAATCCAGATAAGGGCGAGGTTGTTCTGTTTGgcaatggacaatagacaataggcaatatgtgcagaagtagaccattcggctcttcgagcatgcaccgccattttgagatcatggctgattatctacTAACAATACCCCGCTCCTGCCttgtcaccatatcccttgattcccttgtccataagATACCTGTTTaggtccttcttgaaagcatccagagacttggcctcctctgtcttcctaggcagtgcattccaaatccccacaactctctgggagaagaattttttccttaactctgtcctaaatgacataccaattattctcaaaccatgccctccggtactggactgtcccagcatctggaacatatttcctgcctctatcttgtccaatcccttaataatcttatatgttgcaatcattATAATTTGGTAAgttaaatataatggcagaatatagtattaatgttaagattcttggcagtatgGTAGATCAGAGCGGTCTTGGGTtccagtccataggacacacaacGCTGCGgcgcaggttgtctctgtggttacTTAAGCATAAGGTGCTTTGGAATTAATCAACcttgagattgagtttaagagccgagaggaaatgttgcagctgtataggaccctgctcagaccccacattgagtactgtgct containing:
- the LOC132389797 gene encoding uncharacterized protein LOC132389797; the protein is MELELILDELSVIREDSNVASGFLYKMSSGKYACTLHPALVGTGLTHLLTQASSDNGCFPDLSSETQRILGRMDRSESHMKVKLGKTDSRSPSRAEPDVSYAEQNFKSRSAPRFRIDREDPNFTYSDLKFRNEEPRIDQHEYPPIASGPGGLSTTTQTAAQEQESKVKIRNRRYRLTCLLCLITSALMVVVVGLSIHGEWNGLRVEYDHK